The stretch of DNA AATATGCTCGTTCAATATAAGGATCGGACTGCGATTGTTGGTGAAAACGGAACAGGAAAATCGACGCTCTTAAAGATGATTCTTCGCGAATGTGAAAGTGACCATGGAAGTGTTAAGGTTGGAAGTAATGTGAAAATCGGCTATTTATCTCAGCATGTCTTCCAAAGCATTGGGGATGAACGGGTAATCGATGTGTTCCGTTCAGAAGTAACTGTTAATGAAGGAGAAGCAAGACATATTTTAGCCCGATTCTTATTTTACGGACCTGCTGTTTTCCGGAAAGTTAATCAATTAAGCGGTGGCGAAAGAATGCGATTGCGTCTTGCGCAACTTATGTATCAAGACATTAATCTTCTCGTACTAGATGAACCAACGAATCACCTAGATATTGATTCATGTGAGGTACTAGAAGAAGCACTAGAGCAATTTAATGGAACGATATTGGCTGTATCTCATGACAGATATTTTCTCAATAAATTATTTAACAAAATCTATTGGCTCCAAGAGGGGTCACTTTACTTCTTTGATGGGAACTATGACTGGGCTAAAGGGAAATTAAGCGCCATAAAAGTGGTTCCACCTACAGAGCCAGAAATGGTACAAAAGAAAGTGTTAAAACCAAAATCATTGGAAGTAGTGACGGTTAAGGTTGTGAATCTAGAAGAAAAGCTTGAGGAGCTTGAGGCGCAGATACACTCACTGAAACAACAAATGGAAAGTGTGAATGATATCGAGGTGCTTCAAAAATACTATGCAGAATTAGAAACGATGGAAATAGAAAGGGAACAACTATATAGTCAGTTAGATGAAGTGGTTTAAGAAAACTGCCAACACTCAATAATACCTCCAGAATATGATATAGGTGAACACACATGGGAGGTGAAAGGATGGCAGTAGTTAAAGCTAGTTCTTCGGATATCGACCTTTTAGCAAGACTGCTTAGGGCGGAAGCCGAAGGAGAAGGCACCCAAGGAATGTTAATGGTAGGGAATGTGGGGATTAATCGCATACGAGCAAATTGCTCGGATTTTAAAGGTATTAGAACGGTTCCACAAATGATTTATCAGCCGCATGCGTTTGAAGCAACTACAAAAGGCTATTTTTATCAACGTGCTAGAACGGCAGAAAGACGATTAGCCCAAAGAGCCATTAATGGAGAAAGAATTTGGCCCTCAAAATTTTCTCTTTGGTATTTTAGGCCACAAGGTGATTGCCCGCAAACGTGGTATGATCAGCCTCTTGTTGGACGATTCAAACTGCATTGTTTTTACCAACCTACAGGTGAAGAATGCGAAAACATTTATAACACTTATTAATTTGAATGGAGCCGTAAATTCACGGCTCCATTTATTTTGCTTTTCGAAAGATAAGGCAATCATTATAATTAGAGTTATTAAATAGTAAGGTTGGTACAGAATGAAGCAATTTTCAATAAAACAACTACTACTTCTCCTTATCGTTACATTATCTGGTGTGATCTGGTCCGTACTTTTTCAACAACCGCTTGTCATCGGGTTTCTGCCAGGATATATTCTTCTAGTTATTCTTTCACTACTGAAAAAGGAGCGTATAAAACATGTATTTCACATAAGTCTTAAAGGAGTTTATAAGACTAGGATTGTTATTCTCATATTATTTCTAGTTAGTTTTTTACTTCCGTCCTGGTATTTATCGGGAACGATAGATCAAATGGTAAAAATCACACTGTATTTAATAAATCCTAACTATTTTTTTGTTTTAACGTTCGTTGCTGCGATGGTCTTTTCAATGCTTCTGGGAACAACAGTTGGAACGCTAAGTTCGATTGGAATTCCTATTTTGGGGACTGCAGCAGTATTAAACCTGCCCACTGAGGTGGTAGCGGGTGCCTTGGTTTCAGGAGCATTCGTGGGGGATCGTACCTCACCATTTTCTAGTGCGCATCAATTATTGGCACATACCGTTGAAATACCCGTAAAAAAACTATGGAATGCAATGTTATTTACGACATTGGTCGCGGTTGGAATGTGTTTTCTTTTTTACGGATCTTTTGATATCCTTTCTGATGTTCCTTTAGTTCATACAGAGGCTTTAAGATGGAGTGATCTTTTGTTGTTGAAGTTTATACCTCCATTCATTTTGCTACTTCTAGTTCTGTTTCGATTTAGTATTATTTATGCTTTCCTTTCAAGTATCCTTTCCGCTGGTATCATTTCTTTAATTAAAGGTGTTGCGCTGGTGGAAATTGTTCGTGCCTATTGGAATGGAATTGAAGGTCTAGGCGGAGGCTTTATTCATATGTACGAATTATTGCTGTTTCTTGCTTTAGCAGGTGCCTATAATGGTTTATTGGAAGAATTGAACGTCATTCAGCCTTATCTAGATAAATGGCTGCAAAGTTCAACAACCTTAACAGATGACACCTTAAAAACTTTCGCAGCTACTCTATTAATCAGTTTTATTGCAGCTAATCAAACTCTTCCCATTATCCTTACAGGGAGGTCCTTTTTACCTCATTGGTCTAGCAAATATGGGAAAGAGGAATTGGCAAGAGTAATGGGAGATACCACGATGTTATTCCCGGGTATGGTCCCGTGGAGCGTACTTGCAATTATGTGCAGTACCATAGTTGGAATTCCTATCTTTGAATATTTGCCGTACGCCATTTTTTTATGGTTGTTACCACTTTTGACAATAATCGTTTCTTTCTTTAAACATGTAAAAAAATCGAGAGGTTTAGTTACTGCATAACGACCAAAGAATTATTGAAACGAATGAACTCCCTTGTACCCACATATAAGTGGTATATAGATATTTGGACAAGGGATGGGAATCATGCTCAAAAAATTAGCGGTAATCGGATTCGGTAGTACGATGTTAGGAATTGGGGTAAACGGATTTATTTTGCCTTTTCATCTTATGAATGGCGGAATGTTTGGAATTAGTATCCTTTTCAACTACCTATGGCATTTTAGTATTGGATTAACGTTTGTATTTTTGAATATTCCGGTTTACCTTCTCGCGTATAAATCGGATTATAACTATTTTTTTTACGGATTGGTCGGGGCTATTTTTTCAGGGAGTATGATTGAAATCTTAGCACCTTTAAAAGATGTATTTCATTTACCGATTATTAGTTCTGTCATTATAGGTGGAATTATCGTGGGAATTGGTGTAGGGACTATGCTGAGAAATCAAATAAGTCCTGGTGGAATGGATCTACTCGCATTACTGCTCGCAAAATGGACAAAGATCAACGTCGGAATCATTGCTTAAGCGATTGATACAGTGATTATTATGACGAGTCTACTACTTCTCCAGGAGCCTAGATTACTATATTCGTTGTTAATTGTTTCGATCGTTGGGTTACTAGTAACGCTACTCACTTCGGTGCGTAATTATGAAAAATGAAGATGGTTTAGTAAAATAGAGTCATTAATGTTATTGAATAGAGGTCAATATGTTAAAACCAGTAAATGATCATATAAAAGAGAATTTGAAGATTTTATTTGTCGGATTTAATCCGAGTATTCGTTCAAGTGAAACGGGACATCATTTTGCCAATCCAAATAACCGATTTTGGAAAATTTTATATGAAGCTGGTTTGACTCCGAGAAAATTGGATGCTGCCGAAGATGCCACGCTCTTAGATTTAGGGATGGGGCTTACAAATATTGTTGCAAGACCGACGAAAGCAGCGGACGAGATTACAAGGGAAGAATACAGCGAGGGAAAGGAAATTCTCCGGAACAAGATTGAAGAGTTAAAACCGAGAGTTGTTTGTTTCGTAGGTAAGGGAGTCTATCAAGAATACAGTGGCTTGAAAAAAGTTCCGTGGGGAAGGCAAGAACAGGCTGTTGTGCCTGGCACCATTGATTTTGTTGCTCCATCTTCCAGCGGCCTCGTTAGAATGAAAGTGGAGGAAATTGTGGAGATTTATAAGGAGCTAGCTAAAATAATAGCTTAAAATTATGCCCTATTGATGGCGATATCTCGGCTGGGGAATCGGGTTAGCACCCGCTCAGATATATAGGCGGAAGATTTCCGCTTATTTTGTAAATTTAAATAAAAATTGAGTAAATAGGCGGAGAAATTCCGCCTATTTACTCGAAAAACATGAAAAATGGGCAATTTTGCATTGAATAGTCGGAAAAACTCCGCTTATTTTCCTCGAAATGAGCTTCATTTTGCAAATAAGCGGAAAAACTCCGCTTATTTAATATGACTGCTTACTCGACGATTTAGGTCGAGACCGCTGCAACACCAAATTCCCGTCGTCTTATGTTTCGAACTTCTTTCGATAATGTGCCAATGCTAGTAACGGAAAAATATAGCGGTAGCTATGGTAGTGTATATAAAATGCACCAGCCATTCCTTGTCCTTTGGGATAGGCGGTGGTCCAATCCTCTCTTGCTAGATTCTCAATTAAATAAGTGATACCTTTGCGAATCGCAGTCGTTGGTTTATCAGAAACACTGATTAAGGTATCCACAGCCCAAGCAGTATGCGTTAGTGTGCTTGCTTTAAGCGGCACATAGGTTTGTTTGCTATCGCTGTAACAAGATTCGCCCCATCCACCATCTTTGTTTTGAATGTGTTGCAGCCACTGGATGGCTTTTTGAATACTTTCATCACTCTCAGGAACACCTACTGCTGATAAACCGGTGACTGCCCCCCAAGTACCGTAAATATAACAAATTCCCCAACGTCCATACCATGAACCATCATATTCTTGATGATCGACCAGCCATTTTACCCCTTTTTTAATACTTTGATGGTCGATTGATAGATTTGTATAGTTACCGAAGAATTCGAGGGTGCGCCCTGTGATATCTGCACACGATGGATCAGTGAGGATAAATTCCGCTTTCTCGATGGGAAGAAACTCGAAAAGTTTGGTATCAGTATTTTTTTCAAAAGCAGCCCATCCGCCGTCATCGTTCTGCATTGATAACAACCAATTAATTCCCCGATTCCAGGCGTTTGCAGAATTCATTCTAGAAATCGACCTTAATGATGCAGTCGTATCATCGACGTCAGGATTGATGGTATTCACATCTGAAAAACCCCAACCTCCTGGTAAACTAGTACGATTATGAATCACCCAATCACCGAATTTATCGTGCTGCTTTTCTAGTAAATAGTGATTAGCTTTGACAACCATAGGATCTTCAGTTGAAATCCCAGCCTCTTGCAGCGCATAACCAATTAATGAAGTATTCCAGACATTTGCTGTTGTGTATTGCATATGTGGAAGTCCGTCAATTGTACATTTCATCACTTTAATTCCATTAATTGCGGCTGTAATTACAGGGTGATTTTTCTTATATCCCAGTGAGAGGAAGGCGAAAATCATTAAAAAAGTGGAACTGTAATAGCTGTAAAACGTTCCGTCTTGCTCAATATGTTCAAGCATATATTTTTCTGCACGCACAATAGCCTGCTTATGAAGCTGTTGCGGCAGTCCAATTAAATTCTTTACTCCTTCTTCGAAAAATGAGAGCAGTGTTCGCATTTCATCTGAACGAATCCAGGAATCAGGCTCCTCCCGATTCCTCAGTAATTCGGAAAGGTCGGGACTCCTATTCGTCCTTAGTGAGAATTTCTTATCAGCGAGAACCATTATAGGAGTCAAATTAGCCCGGCCGTAAACGGAAAAGGAATAGAAATTGATTGGGAAATATAGTGGTAATAGGATGATTTCAATCGGAAGCAGGGGGAGAGATGGCCAATTTAACTGTCCTGTTAATGCCAACATTATTTTTGTAAACATACTAATTTCTTCGATTCCGCCATTGGATAAAATGAACTTTTTCGCCTTTTGAAGACGCTCATCCTTCTTATCAAAGTAACCAGAATATAGTAGTGCGTAGTAGGATTCGACGGTAGCGGTAAGATTTCCATTTTGTTCATCGTAAAAAAGCTTCCAGGCACCACTTTTTTCTTGTTTGCTTAAAATCCTCTGTGCAAGCCCTTTAATTAATTCCTCATCATTTATTTCCAATGTCCGTAATAAAATGATCATATAGGCATCTGTCGATAGACCAGTTTCAAATGGATAATTCCAGGAGCCATCGGGAGATTGATCTCTTCTTAGAACTTCAACCAGCCAGTCAATGCCTTTCCTTGTATTGGTCATGAGTATCACTCAGTCCTCTCCCTATTGAATATTCTCATCTATACATATTCAGGAAGTAGAAAGAGAATTCACGAGGGAGGTAATTGTTATTTTTTTTATAAGAGGCCGTGAAAAAACACCGATTGAAATCATTAAGGATGAATTAAAGGTAAAATTGAAAAACGAGCTATCAGTTGATGCAAATAAATTATCGAAAGAGGAGAAAGGACTTTTAGAACGGATTAAGAGTGAAACGAGGGAACATAACCTTAATAACGTAACAAGAACAATGGCATACTTTGATGTTTACCAGCAACATCCCGAAATTCATTGGGCTTTTTTAGGTCATATGGTTTCAAGAAATGGCGGCTGGAACATGACGGATTTAAAGGGTGACCTTCTCACTCGTTTACTTACAAAGAAGGAAAGGAATGCCTATTTTACCTTTTTAGAACGGGGGAATTGGCTGATTTTTCAAGATGCGTATCCACAATTTTTACTTTACAGCGAAAGCCTAAAAAGAAATAAACCACTATTTTATTTGCTGCCTTACTTAAATATATCCACCTTTATGGAGACGATTTGGAATTACTTTTGGAGGAAGCAGGACATATACATTCTCACAATGGCTCTTGTGATTAATGAACAAAATTACTTGGAAAAAAGAGTGATTCAAAATCCAATCTATCAAAAAGAAGTATTAAACACGTTGGAGTTTAAACTGCAGGACTACCTTTCTTTTAATCATATTTTGTTTCCTTATCGAAAAAAGAGTCTCGCTGGGCAAACCCTCCATCAGTTTCAATCCTTGCATGAGCGAATATTATTAGGTAAAAGATTGTATGCTGTTCTATTTCAAAAAAAAGAGCTGCTAGAACAATTTGTTAAATGGGCTAGAGGACACCACCACACAGGTTCTAGAAAAGATTATTGGCCGCATATTTTTAATAATGTAAACGAAGGGATTCCTGGTTTTCCTTATCAGCTTCGCTTAAACTCCTGCAAGCTAAGATGGGGTGCTAAGAAAATTTATAGTCCCGATTTAACATCTGCGTGGAAAAATGTTCATCATCAAGAGGCGGAAAAGGGAGATTGGTTTCGTGATTGGCAGGTGGCCAACTATCTCTCGGAACTTAGTGAAACACAAATTAATGGGGAGATTGAATATGAATACTGTAAAACGCTTGAAAGGCTTGAACTTGCCGCCTTGGCAAAAAAAGTCATTACCATCTTTGATTAAAGAATATAGCCCTGCTCTTATTTTGGCTGCATTGCTCGGTACTTCATTGGATCTATATTTTGTTGAGAAGAAAATGTACATGTTCCCGATTAGACCCTATCCAGAGGTGTTATCGTTCAATATTGCTTTTACCTTTGCAGGGTTGCCAATCCTCGTTTTGGTGTACCTCATTATGATGAAAAAGGTTACTAAATGGGGAAAGGTTGGAATTATTTTATTTCTTAGCTTATTAATGCCCATTTTTGAGAGGTTTTCAGAACTGTTTGGTCTCTTTGAGCACTCACGTGAGTGGAAGCATATCTATAGCTTCTTTGGCTATTTGGTTTTCTTATCGGTTATTTTTTTATTTTATCGATTGACCAATAAAGAGCATTAAAAAAGCCAAGACCGAAGTCTTGGCTTTTCGTAATGCCGCCAAAGCGACGCTACGTACCCCTTCCGTCCGTACAGTGGTTAAGTGTCCCGCAACAAGCGAATGTTCGGAAGGGGTACTGTTATAATACCACAATATTGAGGTTTTAAACCATGAAACTTTCTTTTCTTCTTTGGAAAG from Neobacillus sp. CF12 encodes:
- a CDS encoding cell wall hydrolase, which codes for MAVVKASSSDIDLLARLLRAEAEGEGTQGMLMVGNVGINRIRANCSDFKGIRTVPQMIYQPHAFEATTKGYFYQRARTAERRLAQRAINGERIWPSKFSLWYFRPQGDCPQTWYDQPLVGRFKLHCFYQPTGEECENIYNTY
- a CDS encoding Na+/H+ antiporter NhaC family protein — its product is MKQFSIKQLLLLLIVTLSGVIWSVLFQQPLVIGFLPGYILLVILSLLKKERIKHVFHISLKGVYKTRIVILILFLVSFLLPSWYLSGTIDQMVKITLYLINPNYFFVLTFVAAMVFSMLLGTTVGTLSSIGIPILGTAAVLNLPTEVVAGALVSGAFVGDRTSPFSSAHQLLAHTVEIPVKKLWNAMLFTTLVAVGMCFLFYGSFDILSDVPLVHTEALRWSDLLLLKFIPPFILLLLVLFRFSIIYAFLSSILSAGIISLIKGVALVEIVRAYWNGIEGLGGGFIHMYELLLFLALAGAYNGLLEELNVIQPYLDKWLQSSTTLTDDTLKTFAATLLISFIAANQTLPIILTGRSFLPHWSSKYGKEELARVMGDTTMLFPGMVPWSVLAIMCSTIVGIPIFEYLPYAIFLWLLPLLTIIVSFFKHVKKSRGLVTA
- a CDS encoding YitT family protein, yielding MLKKLAVIGFGSTMLGIGVNGFILPFHLMNGGMFGISILFNYLWHFSIGLTFVFLNIPVYLLAYKSDYNYFFYGLVGAIFSGSMIEILAPLKDVFHLPIISSVIIGGIIVGIGVGTMLRNQISPGGMDLLALLLAKWTKINVGIIA
- the mug gene encoding G/U mismatch-specific DNA glycosylase, whose protein sequence is MLKPVNDHIKENLKILFVGFNPSIRSSETGHHFANPNNRFWKILYEAGLTPRKLDAAEDATLLDLGMGLTNIVARPTKAADEITREEYSEGKEILRNKIEELKPRVVCFVGKGVYQEYSGLKKVPWGRQEQAVVPGTIDFVAPSSSGLVRMKVEEIVEIYKELAKIIA
- the shc gene encoding squalene--hopene cyclase, with the protein product MTNTRKGIDWLVEVLRRDQSPDGSWNYPFETGLSTDAYMIILLRTLEINDEELIKGLAQRILSKQEKSGAWKLFYDEQNGNLTATVESYYALLYSGYFDKKDERLQKAKKFILSNGGIEEISMFTKIMLALTGQLNWPSLPLLPIEIILLPLYFPINFYSFSVYGRANLTPIMVLADKKFSLRTNRSPDLSELLRNREEPDSWIRSDEMRTLLSFFEEGVKNLIGLPQQLHKQAIVRAEKYMLEHIEQDGTFYSYYSSTFLMIFAFLSLGYKKNHPVITAAINGIKVMKCTIDGLPHMQYTTANVWNTSLIGYALQEAGISTEDPMVVKANHYLLEKQHDKFGDWVIHNRTSLPGGWGFSDVNTINPDVDDTTASLRSISRMNSANAWNRGINWLLSMQNDDGGWAAFEKNTDTKLFEFLPIEKAEFILTDPSCADITGRTLEFFGNYTNLSIDHQSIKKGVKWLVDHQEYDGSWYGRWGICYIYGTWGAVTGLSAVGVPESDESIQKAIQWLQHIQNKDGGWGESCYSDSKQTYVPLKASTLTHTAWAVDTLISVSDKPTTAIRKGITYLIENLAREDWTTAYPKGQGMAGAFYIHYHSYRYIFPLLALAHYRKKFET
- a CDS encoding DUF2515 domain-containing protein; its protein translation is MKNELSVDANKLSKEEKGLLERIKSETREHNLNNVTRTMAYFDVYQQHPEIHWAFLGHMVSRNGGWNMTDLKGDLLTRLLTKKERNAYFTFLERGNWLIFQDAYPQFLLYSESLKRNKPLFYLLPYLNISTFMETIWNYFWRKQDIYILTMALVINEQNYLEKRVIQNPIYQKEVLNTLEFKLQDYLSFNHILFPYRKKSLAGQTLHQFQSLHERILLGKRLYAVLFQKKELLEQFVKWARGHHHTGSRKDYWPHIFNNVNEGIPGFPYQLRLNSCKLRWGAKKIYSPDLTSAWKNVHHQEAEKGDWFRDWQVANYLSELSETQINGEIEYEYCKTLERLELAALAKKVITIFD
- a CDS encoding CBO0543 family protein, with the protein product MNTVKRLKGLNLPPWQKKSLPSLIKEYSPALILAALLGTSLDLYFVEKKMYMFPIRPYPEVLSFNIAFTFAGLPILVLVYLIMMKKVTKWGKVGIILFLSLLMPIFERFSELFGLFEHSREWKHIYSFFGYLVFLSVIFLFYRLTNKEH